In Drosophila santomea strain STO CAGO 1482 chromosome 3L, Prin_Dsan_1.1, whole genome shotgun sequence, a single window of DNA contains:
- the LOC120449397 gene encoding gram-negative bacteria-binding protein 3, translated as MADAWRLVAWSCCLQLLFLLLGVQGYEVTKAKIEVFYPKGFEVSIPDEEGITLFAFHGKLNEEMEGLEAGTWARDIVKAKNGRWTFRDRTTALKPGDTLYYWTYVIYNGLGYREDDGSFVVNGYSGNNASPRPPVVPVSTTPWTPPADPDIDIRLGCTTPKTEVNGAPTRCAGQLVFVDEFNAAKLDPNKWKAERRFSAQPDYEFNVYVDDAPETLCLANGHVVLSTNTMKKQFKKGSGESLDLGEKCTGQANTHDCVRNGRTLNDGLPPMVTAQFSSKDFSFKYGRVEVRAKMPRAQWVTPQIWLQPKRPIYGVDDYRSGQLRVAYTRPNGANLDLYGAAVLFADEPLRSVKNCLKPGTGDSSEDWSDSFHNYTLEWTPRELRWLVDGKEWCVQGSAKGAFSETTAGGKSLPQAQKLEEGSGLAPFDQEFYLTFGLSVGGFNEYQHEVKPWNEKAPQAQKAFWKEVKKNRDHWLDEGHLKIDYVKVYSL; from the coding sequence ATGGCGGATGCATGGCGTCTTGTGGCCTGGAGCTGCTGCCTCCAActgctgttcctgctcctTGGCGTTCAGGGATATGAAGTAACCAAGGCTAAGATCGAGGTGTTCTATCCCAAGGGATTCGAAGTCTCAATTCCCGACGAGGAGGGCATCACCCTGTTCGCCTTCCATGGCAAACTGAATGAGGAGATGGAGGGCCTGGAGGCTGGCACCTGGGCACGCGACATAGTCAAAGCGAAGAACGGACGCTGGACCTTCCGGGATCGGACTACGGCACTCAAGCCCGGCGATACGCTGTACTACTGGACCTACGTTATCTACAACGGACTGGGTTATCGCGAAGACGACGGGTCGTTTGTGGTCAATGGCTACAGTGGTAATAATGCCTCACCACGCCCACCTGTTGTGCCCGTTTCCACAACACCCTGGACTCCACCTGCCGATCCGGATATCGATATAAGGTTGGGTTGCACCACTCCCAAGACCGAGGTCAATGGAGCACCCACTCGCTGTGCCGGACAGCTGGTGTTCGTGGATGAGTTCAACGCTGCCAAACTGGATCCCAATAAGTGGAAAGCGGAACGCAGGTTTTCCGCTCAACCCGATTACGAGTTTAATGTTTATGTGGATGATGCGCCGGAAACCTTGTGCTTGGCCAACGGTCATGTGGTGCTCTCTACAAACACGATGAAGAAACAATTCAAGAAGGGATCAGGAGAAAGTTTGGATCTGGGTGAAAAGTGCACCGGACAGGCGAATACTCACGACTGTGTAAGAAATGGCCGAACACTGAATGACGGACTTCCGCCAATGGTCACCGCTCAGTTCTCCTCCAAGGATTTCTCCTTCAAGTACGGCCGTGTGGAGGTACGAGCCAAAATGCCGCGGGCACAATGGGTAACCCCACAAATCTGGCTACAGCCCAAGCGTCCGATCTACGGAGTGGATGACTATCGGTCCGGACAACTGCGAGTCGCTTATACCCGTCCGAATGGCGCTAATCTGGATTTGTATGGCGCAGCCGTGCTCTTTGCAGATGAGCCCCTGCGATCGGTGAAGAATTGCCTGAAGCCAGGTACTGGTGATAGCTCCGAGGACTGGAGCGATAGTTTCCACAACTACACCCTCGAATGGACGCCCAGGGAACTGCGCTGGCTGGTGGACGGCAAGGAGTGGTGCGTCCAGGGAAGTGCCAAGGGAGCATTCAGCGAGACGACAGCCGGCGGAAAGAGTTTGCCGCAGGCCCAGAAACTCGAGGAGGGCTCTGGACTGGCGCCCTTCGACCAGGAGTTCTACCTGACCTTTGGACTCAGTGTGGGCGGATTCAATGAGTACCAGCACGAGGTCAAGCCCTGGAACGAGAAGGCCCCGCAGGCGCAGAAGGCCTTTTGGAAGGAAGTCAAGAAGAACAGGGACCACTGGCTGGACGAGGGTCACCTGAAGATCGACTACGTCAAGGTGTACTCTTTGTAA
- the LOC120449927 gene encoding 54S ribosomal protein L12, mitochondrial — protein MHITRLALRQISRQVQLHRMYSAAAPAAAVSGAEKLVPPTPEGAAKPPNPKLDSIVNNIAALNLLEVSELSTLLKQKLNLPETAFAPQFAAGPARAAPAEDEEEAAPKKVQTSFKVKLVKFDEKQKVALIKEVKNLLEGMNLVQAKKFVESAPTIVKEDIPKEEAEKLKEALAKAGAIIEIE, from the coding sequence ATGCACATCACACGCCTCGCCCTGCGCCAGATCTCGCGCCAAGTGCAGCTGCATCGCATGTACAGTGCAGCGGCTCCGGCCGCCGCAGTCTCGGGAGCCGAGAAACTGGTGCCTCCCACGCCGGAAGGAGCCGCCAAGCCACCCAATCCCAAATTGGACTcgattgtcaacaacatcgccGCCCTCAATCTGCTCGAGGTTTCCGAGCTGAGCACCCTGCTCAAACAGAAACTGAACCTGCCCGAGACCGCATTTGCCCCACAATTCGCCGCTGGACCGGCACGTGCTGCTCCCgccgaggatgaggaggaggcggCGCCCAAGAAGGTGCAGACCTCCTTCAAGGTCAAGCTGGTCAAGTTCGACGAGAAGCAGAAGGTGGCGCTGATCAAGGAGGTGAAGAACCTGCTGGAGGGCATGAATCTGGTCCAGGCCAAAAAGTTTGTCGAGAGCGCACCGACCATCGTCAAGGAGGACATCCCCAAGGAGGAGGCCGAGAAGCTCAAGGAGGCCCTGGCCAAGGCGGGTGCCATTATCGAGATCGAGTAG
- the LOC120450317 gene encoding uncharacterized protein LOC120450317, with amino-acid sequence MSAGGRSSQLLVLVAIFFSSYIVGIYSAARASSLSLTSETKANETLLLANDTQLLDDGNSSLARSGSRHPRWFPFYTIGRFSNDICIGNNLLLGTCVINGECSDNSGVAAGSCSSITAQAICCIYQRTCGASTSYNNTYFYNSNYPAPYGGGGRCSIVVTPPDSTICQLRVDFLALSLAPPSGDGSCATDALTITGGASQVPSICGENAGQHVYVDFNGVNPITISVATSGSYTFNRNWQFQIRMLGCSSATLAPAGCLQYYMPSSGTLASFNYNSAAASALNSIGVQGTRQLANTNYGICIRKATGMCSITYSQVGSDTYSFTLTNDVGAVDPTLLATSSVQSQECTTDYIIIPAPTQGGVSMPSDRFCGLGLVSTTTSAKPFVVYTVTDSNEDMDISNRGFYLSYSQNACPIL; translated from the exons ATGTCTGCCGGTGGCCGTTCCTCGCAGCTTTTGGTCCTCGTGGCCATCTTCTTCAGCAGCTACATAGTGGGCATCTACAGTGCGGCCCGTGCCAGCAGTTTGTCCTTAACTTCAGAGACGAAGGCTAATGAAACCCTGCTCCTGGCGAATGATACCCAACTCTTGGATGACGGCAACTCCAGCTTGGCGCGCAGTGGATCGCGACATCCTCGCT GGTTTCCCTTCTACACAATCGGTCGCTTCTCCAACGACATTTGTATTGGCAACAACCTGCTCCTGGGCACCTGCGTCATCAACGGCGAGTGCTCGGACAACAGCGGAGTGGCGGCgggcagctgctcctccatcACAGCGCAGGCCATTTGCTGCATTT ATCAAAGGACATGCGGAGCAAGTACTTCCTATAACAATACGTACTTCTACAACAGCAACTATCCGGCTCCTTATGGCGGCGGCGGACGGTGCTCCATTGTGGTCACTCCACCGGACTCGACCATCTGCCAGCTGCGTGTGGACTTCCTGGCGCTATCGCTGGCTCCACCGTCGGGCGATGGATCCTGCGCCACGGATGCGTTGACCATCACTGGAGGAGCCTCGCAAGTGCCCAGCATTTGTGGCGAGAACGCCGGTCAGCATGTGTATGTGGACTTTAACGGCGTCAATCCGATCACCATCTCGGTGGCCACCTCCGGAAGCTATACATTCAACCGCAACTGGCAGTTCCAGATCAGGATGCTGGGATGCTCGTCGGCCACTTTGGCTCCGGCCGGTTGCCTGCAGTACTACATGCCCAGCAGCGGCACCCTGGCCAGTTTTAACTACAATTCGGCAGCTGCCTCCGCTCTCAATTCCATAGGAGTGCAGGGCACCAGGCAGTTGGCGAACACCAACTATGGTATTTGCATACGCAAGGCAACGGGAATGTGCTCCATCACCTACAGCCAGGTTGGCTCCGACACGTACTCCTTTACGCTGACCAACGATGTGGGTGCAGTGGATCCCACTCTGCTGGCCACCTCATCCGTGCAGAGCCAGGAATGCACCACCGACTACATCATCATACCGGCGCCAACGCAGGGCGGAGTTTCGATGCCCAGCGATCGCTTTTGTGGACTGGGTCTGGTATCCACGACCACGTCGGCGAAGCCCTTCGTTGTCTACACAGTCACCGATAGTAACGAGGACATGGACATCTCGAATCGTGGCTTCTACTTGTCGTATTCGCAGAACGCATGTCCAATTCTGTAA
- the LOC120450312 gene encoding valine--tRNA ligase, mitochondrial-like, with product MQIIRNCSSKLLRHKYLCQPRVYALYYSTLKDAAKELPLAAGYQPRPVENAYWEREERQANLPKASASSCKRGTYRMLLPPPNVTGNLHLGHALMATVQDVIARQREQLGYHVDWVPGTDHAGIATQVVVERTIAASQAKTRQELGRSAFLDEVWRWKAEKGAGIVQDLRQLGCKLNWQREYFTMDEQQAHAVNVAFERLFDEGLIQRRNSLVNWSTTLRSAISDIEVDVVDIKEPVEMAVPGYEHNVLFGRIYDLAYRVVDGETLPDGSVEEIVVSTTRPETILGDVAVAVHPLDPRYAKYRNLDQVNLKHPFRDDTIPLVFDISVDQELGTGAVKITPAHDKFDFELANRHKLQPRQVFNETGHVLEEYSEFKGIPRFEARELIVNRLEELDLLRQVRSHTMQLPICSRSKDVIEYMILPQWFLKCKELAKDALSELHSGRLQILPPSFETEWERWLQDSRDWCISRQLWWGHQVPAYEVIDSQGKSQWVAAVSEKAARQKAKQLVGSEEFTLKRDPDVLDTWFSSSLLPFSTAGWPEESYKERYPLDIMQTGHDIIFFWVARMMMMGLKLTGEAPFQRILLNGIVCDAHGRKMSKSLGNIVAPQQVVQGASLESLKAGLEQSCEAGIIKPAELKTSTAGMTKMFPNGIQECGTDALRFTLMSHNIKSHFISFDVNACYTNKLFLNKIWQAMRFTLGSAKGLGISLHQFETLEGVSLGIWDRWIIGRLAETLSVCSQSYGNYNFHLATAALKTFFYQNLCDTYLETTKTAIANRTADAYIHVGTLTACLSWGLQAMAPYTPFVASELLQHVPLNIELKLSDYKDEQLAEEVNEIVSICQNVRQIKSRNEISKRHQPHLSLFAQNTDSEGVLRRHLPQIKVLTRCEDVELELLDESSKISKQLSFFSTAGALCSFGLRVSDGLAVTAEKRDEMQLANTKKLKKLVTELQRYRMRLDNEAFQLMADKNVKTHFENKVKELEAEISSLTRLAVSS from the exons atgcaaataattagGAACTGCAGCAGTAAGCTACTCAGACACAAGTACCTGTGCCAGCCAAGGGTCTACGCCCTATACTATAGTACCCTCAAAG ATGCGGCTAAGGAGCTTCCGTTGGCAGCAGGATACCAGCCACGGCCAGTGGAAAACGCGTACTGGGAGCGGGAGGAGCGCCAGGCCAATCTGCCCAAGGCTTCGGCCAGCAGTTGCAAGCGGGGCACCTATCGCATGCTTCTGCCGCCGCCAAATGTAACCGGCAATCTGCATTTGGGCCACGCACTGATGGCCACCGTGCAGGATGTGATTGCCCGCCAGCGCGAACAACTCGGCTACCATGTGGACTGGGTGCCAGGCACAGATCACGCGGGCATTGCCACCCAGGTGGTCGTGGAACGCACTATTGCCGCTTCTCAGGCGAAAACGCGTCAGGAGCTGGGACGCTCGGCCTTTCTGGACGAAGTGTGGCGCTGGAAGGCGGAGAAGGGTGCAGGTATTGTGCAGGATCTCCGTCAACTGGGCTGCAAGCTCAACTGGCAGCGAGAATACTTTACTATGGACGAGCAGCAGGCGCATGCAGTGAACGTAGCATTCGAGCGACTCTTTGACGAAGGTCTAATTCAACGGCGCAACTCGCTCGTCAACTGGTCCACCACCCTGCGTTCCGCCATATCTGATATCGAGGTGGATGTTGTCGACATCAAGGAGCCGGTTGAGATGGCCGTGCCCGGCTACGAACACAATGTGCTCTTTGGCCGGATCTATGATTTGGCCTATCGTGTGGTGGATGGCGAAACGCTGCCCGATGGTTCAGTTGAGGAGATTGTGGTGTCCACCACTAGACCAGAGACCATTTTGGGAGATGTAGCTGTCGCAGTACATCCGCTCGATCCACGCTACGCCAAGTACCGAAACCTGGATCAGGTGAACCTGAAGCACCCCTTCCGTGATGACACCATTCCACTCGTTTTCGATATCTCCGTGGACCAGGAGCTTGGCACCGGTGCAGTGAAGATCACACCTGCCCATGACAAATTTGATTTCGAGCTGGCCAATCGCCATAAGCTTCAGCCTCGCCAGGTGTTCAACGAAACGGGCCATGTGCTGGAGGAGTATTCCGAGTTCAAGGGCATTCCGCGCTTTGAGGCGCGTGAGCTCATTGTCAATCGCCTGGAGGAATTGGATTTGCTGCGCCAGGTGCGCTCTCATACCATGCAGTTGCCCATCTGCTCGCGCTCCAAGGACGTCATTGAGTACATGATATTGCCGCAGTGGTTCCTCAAGTGCAAGGAGTTGGCAAAGGATGCCTTATCTGAACTCCATAGCGGACGTCTGCAAATCCTGCCTCCGAGCTTCGAAACGGAGTGGGAACGCTGGCTGCAGGACAGCCGCGACTGGTGCATTTCCCGGCAGTTGTGGTGGGGCCATCAGGTACCCGCATACGAGGTGATCGACTCCCAGGGAAAAAGTCAATGGGTGGCTGCCGTTAGCGAGAAGGCAGCCAGGCAGAAAGCCAAACAACTCGTGGGTAGCGAGGAATTTACTTTAAAACGCGACCCGGATGTTCTGGACACTTGGTTTTCTTCGTCGCTGCTGCCCTTCTCCACGGCCGGTTGGCCGGAGGAAAGCTACAAGGAAAGGTATCCTTTGGACATAATGCAGACGGGCCACGATATTATCTTCTTTTGGGTGGCGcgcatgatgatgatgggtcTGAAGCTGACCGGCGAGGCACCCTTTCAGAGAATATTGCTGAACGGCATTGTGTGCGATGCCCATGGCAGAAAAATGTCCAAGAGTCTCGGCAACATCGTGGCCCCACAGCAAGTGGTCCAGGGCGCCAGTTTAGAG AGCCTGAAGGCTGGCTTAGAGCAATCCTGCGAGGCGGGCATCATTAAGCCGGCAGAGTTGAAGACCTCCACGGCTGGAATGACGAAAATGTTCCCCAATGGTATCCAGGAGTGCGGCACCGATGCGCTACGCTTCACCCTGATGAGCCACAACATCAAAAGCCACTTCATCAGCTTCGATGTGAACGCCTGCTACACCAACAAACTGTTCCTAAACAAGATTTGGCAAGCAATGCGCTTTACACTCGGCTCTGCCAAGGGGCTGGGCATCTCGCTGCATCAGTTTGAGACACTTGAAGGTGTGAGTCTGGGCATTTGGGATCGCTGGATCATCGGTCGCCTGGCCGAGACCTTGTCTGTCTGCTCGCAGAGCTATGGCAACTACAATTTCCACTTGGCCACAGCAGCCCTAAAGACCTTTTTCTATCAAAATCTCTGTGATACTTACTTG GAAACCACCAAAACTGCGATAGCTAATCGCACTGCCGATGCCTACATCCATGTGGGCACCCTGACTGCTTGCCTTAGCTGGGGTCTGCAGGCGATGGCCCCATATACGCCCTTTGTGGCTTCCGAGTTGCTGCAGCATGTGCCCCTTAATATAGAGCTAAAACTGTCCGACTACAAGGATGAGCAGTTGGCCGAAGAGGTCAACGAAATAGTGAGCATCTGCCAGAATGTGCGGCAGATTAAGAGTCGCAACGAGATCAGCAAGCGGCACCAGCCGCACCTCAGCTTGTTCGCCCAGAATACGGACTCGGAGGGAGTGCTTCGTCGCCACTTGCCGCAGATCAAGGTGCTCACTCGCTGTGAAGACGTGGAGCTGGAACTGCTGGACGAGAGCTCAAAGATTTCAAAGCAACTCAGCTTCTTCTCCACGGCTGGCGCACTCTGCTCCTTCGGCTTGAGGGTGAGCGATGGATTGGCCGTGACGGCGGAAAAACGCGACGAGATGCAGCTGGCCAATACTAAGAAACTGAAAAAGCTGGTCACCGAACTGCAGCGGTATCGCATGCGTCTGGATAACGAAGCGTTCCAGCTGATGGCCGACAAGAATGTTAAGACGCACTTCGAAAATAAG GTCAAAGAGTTGGAGGCGGAAATCAGCAGTCTCACTCGGCTGGCAGTGTCGTCCTAA